Proteins encoded within one genomic window of Bacillus sp. F19:
- the spoIIIAE gene encoding stage III sporulation protein AE has protein sequence MKKGMIAIFFLFFFSFPVIVQASPPPPQQDLIDQQIDKLGIQEIKKFWDDIMTEYGGYLPESQKGSLLQFLNGEKELSFQEWSKAFLKYIFHEIIANGKLLGTLILLTIFSMLLQLLQEAFSQSTVSKVAYALVYMVLMIIALNSFHIAIEYTVEAIQTMTNFILALIPLLLALMAASGGLISAAFFHPVILFLMNTSGVLIEKLVLPLLFLSALLSIVSTLTDQYKVTQLAQLLRNISIGLLGTFLTVFLGVISVQGASAAVSDGMAIRTAKFVTGNFIPVLGRMFTDATDTVISASVLLKNTVGIIGVAILLFIAAFPAIKVLTLAFIYKFTAALLQPLGGGPIIKCLDIISKSVIYIFAALAIVSLMFFLSITVIIAAGNITMMVR, from the coding sequence ATGAAAAAAGGAATGATCGCCATCTTCTTTTTATTCTTTTTTTCTTTTCCTGTCATTGTACAAGCTTCACCCCCTCCACCGCAGCAGGATTTAATAGATCAGCAAATAGACAAGCTCGGAATTCAGGAAATCAAAAAATTCTGGGATGACATTATGACAGAGTATGGAGGGTATCTTCCAGAGAGTCAAAAGGGAAGCTTGCTTCAATTTCTAAATGGAGAAAAGGAATTGTCCTTCCAGGAATGGTCAAAAGCGTTTTTGAAATACATTTTTCATGAAATTATTGCAAACGGCAAACTGCTCGGGACTCTTATTCTGCTGACGATTTTCAGCATGCTTCTTCAGCTGCTTCAGGAAGCATTCAGCCAAAGCACTGTAAGCAAAGTAGCATATGCGCTTGTATATATGGTGCTGATGATCATCGCTCTTAATAGTTTTCATATAGCGATCGAATACACAGTGGAAGCCATCCAAACGATGACAAACTTTATCCTGGCGCTGATTCCGCTGCTTCTCGCGCTCATGGCGGCTTCTGGAGGACTTATCTCAGCAGCGTTTTTCCATCCAGTCATCCTCTTCCTTATGAACACAAGCGGGGTTTTGATTGAAAAGCTCGTTCTGCCGCTGTTATTCCTATCAGCTCTGTTAAGCATCGTAAGCACATTGACAGATCAATATAAAGTGACCCAGCTTGCACAGCTGCTGCGCAATATCAGTATTGGGCTTCTTGGGACTTTTTTAACAGTCTTTCTCGGTGTCATCTCTGTTCAGGGGGCATCTGCAGCCGTATCTGACGGAATGGCAATTCGAACAGCTAAGTTTGTCACAGGCAACTTTATTCCGGTGCTTGGCAGAATGTTTACCGATGCAACGGATACAGTCATAAGTGCTTCAGTCCTTCTTAAAAATACGGTTGGAATTATCGGTGTTGCGATCCTGCTTTTTATCGCTGCATTTCCTGCAATAAAGGTACTGACACTTGCCTTTATCTATAAATTTACGGCTGCTCTGCTGCAGCCGCTTGGCGGAGGCCCGATTATTAAATGCCTCGATATCATCAGCAAAAGCGTGATTTATATTTTTGCAGCACTTGCCATTGTTTCATTAATGTTTTTCTTAAGTATTACGGTCATTATTGCAGCTGGAAACATTACCATGATGGTGCGATAG
- the spoIIIAD gene encoding stage III sporulation protein AD, which translates to MEIIQIVGLGLVATFLALIVKEQKPTYAFMLVVFVGCVIFLFLVDQVSQIITMIEKIALNANINMMYVETILKIIGIAYIAEFGAQMTKDAGQGAIASKIELGGKILILSMAVPILTVIIETIIGLIPA; encoded by the coding sequence ATTGAAATTATCCAGATTGTCGGACTTGGTTTAGTTGCAACCTTTCTCGCGTTAATCGTAAAAGAACAAAAGCCGACATATGCTTTTATGCTTGTCGTATTTGTCGGCTGTGTCATCTTTTTATTTCTGGTTGATCAGGTTTCCCAAATTATTACGATGATTGAAAAAATTGCGCTGAATGCAAATATAAACATGATGTATGTAGAAACCATTTTAAAAATAATCGGAATTGCATATATAGCAGAGTTTGGAGCCCAAATGACAAAAGATGCCGGACAAGGCGCCATTGCCTCAAAAATTGAGCTTGGCGGAAAAATCTTGATTCTGTCCATGGCTGTTCCTATTTTAACTGTCATTATTGAAACAATTATCGGATTAATACCGGCATAA
- the spoIIIAC gene encoding stage III sporulation protein AC, which produces MGVDVNIIFQIAGIGIVVAFLHTILDQMGKKEYAQWVTLLGFIYILFMVASIVEDLFQKIKSVFLFQG; this is translated from the coding sequence ATGGGAGTAGATGTGAATATCATTTTTCAGATAGCGGGAATTGGAATTGTTGTAGCATTTCTTCATACGATACTTGATCAAATGGGAAAGAAAGAGTATGCACAATGGGTCACATTGCTTGGGTTTATCTACATTCTGTTTATGGTAGCTTCCATTGTTGAGGATCTGTTCCAAAAAATAAAATCAGTCTTCCTCTTTCAGGGTTAG
- a CDS encoding stage III sporulation protein SpoAB, with translation MIKILGAVFILLATTWTGFEVAKHISERPRQLRQLKVALQALEAEIMYAHTPLREAAATLSKQMPKPLSWFFEDFSKRLSAGHTSVKAAWENSLQEVWRMTALKQGEYEILKQFGETLGQHDIISQQKHIRLTLTHLEREEADALDKQSRYETMLKSLGFLSGLLLVILLM, from the coding sequence ATGATTAAAATACTTGGAGCTGTATTTATTTTGCTTGCTACAACCTGGACAGGGTTTGAAGTAGCGAAGCATATCAGTGAGCGGCCGCGGCAGCTGAGGCAGCTTAAGGTTGCTCTGCAGGCCCTCGAGGCAGAAATTATGTATGCCCACACCCCCCTCAGGGAAGCGGCAGCTACTTTATCAAAGCAGATGCCTAAGCCTCTCTCATGGTTTTTTGAGGACTTCTCCAAACGGCTGTCCGCCGGGCATACGAGCGTCAAAGCAGCTTGGGAGAATAGCCTGCAGGAAGTTTGGCGGATGACGGCTTTAAAGCAGGGGGAATATGAAATTTTAAAGCAATTTGGCGAGACGCTGGGACAGCACGACATTATATCGCAGCAAAAACATATTCGTCTGACCTTAACCCATCTTGAAAGAGAGGAAGCCGACGCTCTTGATAAACAAAGCCGCTATGAAACAATGCTGAAAAGCTTAGGTTTTTTATCTGGATTATTGCTCGTTATTTTATTGATGTAG
- the spoIIIAA gene encoding stage III sporulation protein AA: MNEITEMLPETIRKHVLNLPREALEKMEEIRIRILKRVEIVVAGDPLFLPCEATYQDGITLLNELSQYSIYTLEEELKRGFITIQGGHRVGLSGRVITENGAVKAIRNVTSFNIRVAKQKKGIAEPFISSIYHKAWMNTMIIGPPQTGKTTLLRDFARVMSTGIGNIPSVKVGIVDERSEIAGCINGIPQHEFGERVDVLDACPKAEGMMMMIRSMSPDVLVVDEAGRTEDTEAILEAVHAGVGLFISVHGYSLDDVISRPSIRPLVEHGIFRRYIELSRTRGPGTVQRILDADRQLIRNDRVSSHD; encoded by the coding sequence TTGAACGAGATTACAGAGATGCTTCCTGAAACAATAAGAAAACACGTGCTGAACCTGCCCCGGGAAGCGCTTGAAAAAATGGAAGAGATCCGCATAAGGATTTTGAAAAGAGTTGAAATTGTAGTAGCAGGCGACCCTTTGTTCTTGCCTTGCGAGGCTACTTATCAAGACGGAATAACTCTATTAAATGAGCTGAGCCAATACTCCATCTATACACTTGAAGAGGAGCTGAAGCGAGGCTTTATTACCATTCAGGGCGGACACCGCGTGGGGCTGTCCGGACGTGTGATTACTGAAAATGGTGCTGTTAAAGCGATTCGTAACGTAACATCCTTTAATATTCGTGTGGCAAAACAGAAAAAGGGCATCGCTGAACCCTTTATATCCAGCATCTATCATAAAGCCTGGATGAATACAATGATTATCGGTCCTCCTCAAACAGGGAAAACAACTCTGCTCCGTGATTTTGCAAGGGTTATGAGTACGGGAATAGGCAATATTCCTTCCGTAAAAGTAGGGATTGTGGATGAGCGATCAGAAATTGCAGGCTGCATCAATGGAATTCCCCAGCATGAATTCGGCGAAAGAGTGGACGTGCTTGATGCATGTCCGAAAGCAGAGGGAATGATGATGATGATCAGGTCAATGAGCCCTGATGTGCTGGTTGTGGATGAGGCAGGCAGAACGGAAGATACTGAAGCTATATTAGAGGCCGTTCATGCAGGGGTCGGGCTTTTCATTTCTGTTCACGGCTATTCGCTTGATGACGTCATTTCACGCCCGTCGATCAGGCCTTTGGTTGAGCATGGCATTTTTAGAAGATATATAGAGCTCTCAAGAACAAGAGGTCCTGGTACGGTTCAAAGAATACTGGATGCTGATAGACAGCTGATTCGAAATGATCGGGTATCCTCTCATGATTAA
- a CDS encoding YqhV family protein, translated as MKHYLANLDPAVRSMALLRFLSASIEMTAAILMLVFNDVRKAVLINSLLAIVGPIIFILTMTIGIFQIAEQLSYAKLIFIAIGVSFILIGVYK; from the coding sequence ATGAAACACTACCTCGCTAATTTAGATCCGGCAGTAAGATCAATGGCTCTCTTAAGATTTTTATCTGCAAGTATTGAAATGACGGCAGCTATATTGATGCTCGTTTTCAACGATGTGCGCAAAGCTGTATTAATTAATTCCTTACTGGCCATAGTCGGTCCGATCATTTTTATTTTAACCATGACAATAGGAATCTTTCAGATTGCAGAGCAGCTTTCTTACGCAAAACTGATTTTTATCGCAATCGGAGTGTCTTTTATATTAATTGGAGTCTATAAGTAA
- the efp gene encoding elongation factor P has product MISVNDFRTGLTIEVDNGIWRVMDFQHVKPGKGAAFVRSKLRNLRTGAVQEKTFRAGEKVAKAQIENRKMQYLYANGDQHVFMDNESYDQVELPEATIEYELKFLKENMEVSIMMFGSETLGVELPNTVELEVIETEPGIKGDTASGGTKPAKVQTGLIVNVPFFVNEGDVLIINTTDSSYVSRA; this is encoded by the coding sequence ATGATTTCAGTTAATGATTTTCGTACAGGCTTAACGATTGAAGTAGATAATGGCATATGGCGCGTAATGGATTTCCAGCACGTAAAGCCAGGTAAAGGAGCAGCATTTGTCCGCTCTAAACTTCGCAATCTGCGTACAGGAGCCGTACAGGAAAAAACATTCCGCGCTGGTGAAAAGGTTGCGAAAGCTCAAATCGAAAACCGCAAAATGCAATATTTGTATGCTAATGGTGATCAGCATGTATTCATGGATAATGAATCATACGATCAAGTAGAACTTCCAGAAGCAACTATAGAATATGAATTGAAATTCTTAAAAGAAAACATGGAAGTTTCTATCATGATGTTCGGAAGCGAAACACTTGGAGTTGAACTTCCAAACACAGTTGAGCTTGAAGTTATTGAAACGGAGCCAGGCATCAAAGGCGATACTGCTTCAGGCGGAACGAAACCTGCAAAAGTACAGACTGGCCTGATTGTCAACGTTCCTTTCTTCGTAAATGAAGGAGACGTTCTTATTATTAATACTACTGACAGCTCTTACGTATCAAGAGCGTAG
- a CDS encoding Xaa-Pro peptidase family protein, translated as MKLEKMRNRLKELDVDAILITSSYNRRYMTGFTGTSGVAVISDSHAVFITDFRYTEQAAKQIEGFEIVQHKGPILEEVAAQAAKLSIKRLGFEQDDISFAAYSAYKAELKEIEFVPVSEAVEKLRLIKSAAEIKILKEAAEIADAAFKHILTFIRPGMKEIEVANELEFFMRKQGAVSSSFDIIAASGYRSALPHGVASEKEIEKGDFVTLDFGAYYKGYCSDITRTIAVGDPSDELKKIYSIVLEAQMRGMNGIKAGMTGKEADALTRDYISENGYGQYFGHSTGHGLGMEVHEGPSLSVKSETVLEPGMIVTVEPGIYIPKLGGVRIEDDTVVKEGGNESLTHSPKELIIL; from the coding sequence ATGAAGCTTGAGAAAATGAGAAACAGATTAAAAGAACTGGATGTTGATGCAATTCTTATTACGAGCAGCTACAACCGCCGTTATATGACTGGCTTTACTGGCACGTCGGGTGTTGCGGTCATTTCTGATTCGCATGCTGTATTTATTACAGATTTCAGATACACAGAACAGGCAGCAAAACAAATTGAAGGCTTTGAGATCGTCCAGCATAAAGGACCGATTCTTGAAGAGGTAGCAGCCCAAGCCGCTAAGCTATCGATTAAACGTCTAGGTTTTGAACAGGATGATATATCCTTCGCAGCTTACTCAGCTTATAAGGCTGAATTAAAAGAGATTGAGTTTGTTCCTGTCTCGGAAGCGGTAGAAAAGTTACGCTTGATTAAGTCTGCAGCAGAGATTAAGATATTAAAGGAAGCTGCGGAGATTGCAGATGCTGCATTTAAGCACATTTTGACATTCATTCGTCCAGGAATGAAGGAAATTGAAGTCGCAAATGAACTTGAATTTTTCATGCGAAAACAAGGCGCTGTTTCTTCTTCATTCGATATTATTGCTGCATCAGGATATCGCTCTGCACTGCCTCACGGTGTAGCGAGTGAAAAAGAAATTGAAAAAGGCGATTTTGTAACACTTGATTTTGGCGCATACTACAAAGGATATTGTTCAGATATTACAAGAACGATAGCAGTGGGAGATCCAAGTGATGAGCTGAAGAAGATTTATTCCATTGTACTCGAAGCACAGATGCGGGGAATGAATGGGATAAAAGCCGGCATGACGGGAAAAGAAGCAGATGCTCTAACAAGAGACTACATTTCCGAAAATGGCTATGGTCAATATTTTGGCCATTCAACAGGTCATGGTCTAGGTATGGAAGTTCATGAGGGGCCGTCACTATCTGTCAAATCTGAAACAGTTCTTGAACCAGGCATGATCGTAACTGTCGAGCCTGGCATCTATATACCAAAGCTTGGCGGAGTGCGCATCGAGGATGACACAGTTGTTAAAGAGGGCGGTAATGAGTCGCTTACCCATTCCCCAAAAGAGCTTATTATTTTATAA
- the aroQ gene encoding type II 3-dehydroquinate dehydratase → MRHFLIINGPNLNRLGLREPDVYGSKTLTDLERELMLFAEKQGFQITCFQSNHEGDLIDAIHEADEQYDGIVLNPGAFTHYSYAIRDAIASVSLPVIEVHISNVHSREPFRHQSVTAPVTAGQIIGLGFEGYQYALLALHK, encoded by the coding sequence ATGAGACATTTCTTGATCATTAATGGTCCAAATCTCAACCGTCTTGGTTTGCGGGAGCCTGATGTGTATGGCAGCAAAACACTTACAGACCTGGAACGTGAATTAATGCTTTTTGCAGAGAAACAGGGATTCCAGATAACCTGCTTTCAATCAAATCATGAAGGAGACTTGATTGATGCGATTCATGAGGCAGACGAGCAGTATGATGGAATTGTGCTTAATCCCGGTGCATTTACTCATTACAGCTACGCAATAAGAGATGCGATTGCAAGCGTTTCCCTTCCAGTCATCGAGGTTCATATATCTAATGTACATAGTCGCGAACCATTCAGACACCAGTCTGTAACGGCGCCAGTTACAGCAGGGCAAATTATCGGCCTTGGTTTCGAGGGGTACCAATATGCGTTACTCGCATTACATAAATAG
- a CDS encoding YqhR family membrane protein, producing the protein MTDDFQSNSADEQRNDPDKPGESIPFIGRVMITGFTGGVIWSLLGYLAYVLNLTEISPNLLLQPFILGEWKNGVLGNFVAVFCIGFLSIGTALLYYLVLKRFSSMFVGLAFGLALWALVFFLLNPIFPNLKSVFELERLTTVTTICLYILYGVFVGYTISFEHNELLSKKSKKNAQASPQH; encoded by the coding sequence ATGACAGATGATTTTCAATCAAATTCTGCTGATGAACAGAGAAATGATCCTGATAAGCCGGGTGAATCAATTCCTTTTATAGGAAGAGTTATGATTACAGGTTTTACAGGCGGAGTGATTTGGAGTTTACTTGGTTATTTAGCATATGTTCTGAACTTAACAGAAATAAGTCCGAATTTATTGCTTCAGCCCTTTATTTTAGGGGAATGGAAAAATGGTGTATTGGGCAACTTTGTTGCTGTATTCTGCATTGGTTTTCTTTCCATTGGAACGGCTCTTCTATATTATCTTGTCCTGAAGAGATTCTCATCCATGTTTGTCGGCCTTGCTTTTGGCCTGGCCTTATGGGCGCTCGTGTTCTTCCTTTTAAATCCAATTTTTCCTAATTTAAAATCAGTATTTGAACTTGAAAGGCTGACTACCGTTACGACTATATGTCTCTATATTTTATATGGAGTATTTGTCGGCTATACCATTTCGTTTGAACATAATGAACTCTTAAGCAAAAAAAGCAAAAAAAATGCACAGGCATCCCCTCAACATTAA